The region GGTCGGGGGGAACCAGCACATGGGCGTGCTGACCGAGTGGATCCACCAGGCGAACCATTTCAACCCGCGCCGGACTGAGGGAGTTGGCGATGTACTGGCCGGGGTCCTGGGACCAGCGGATCACATCGATCTTCTCGCCGCGCAGTTCGTTCACCACCTGCTGGATGCGTGAACCGCGGGCACCGATGCAGGCACCCACCGGATCCACTTCCCGTTCGATGCTGTCCACTGCCACCTTGGTACGGGGGCCGACGGACCGTGATGGTGGGTTGGCTTCCCGTGCCACCGCCACGATGCGGACCGATCCCTCCTGGATTTCGGGCACCTCGTTTTCAAAGAGGTAAACCACCAAGCCCGCATTGGAGCGGCTGACAAACAGCTGCGGGCCGCGCCGCGGCACCTCGCTCACCTCTTTGAGGAACACCTTGAAGGTGGCATTGGCGCGGTAGTTGTCGTTGGGGAGCTGATCGCGGCGAGGCAGTTCGGCTTCCACTTCAGGCCTGCCCAACCCTGAGCTCACGGCCATGATCACGGATTGACGCTCAAACCGGATCACCCGTGCGGTCAGCACAGGGTCTTCCAGATCGGCGAACTCCTCCTGGATCATGCGGCGCTGTTGATCCCGCAGCTTCTGGGCCAGCACCTGCTTTGTGGTGGCAGCCGCCATGCGGCCGAAATCATCCTTCTCCGGAGTGACGTCAAGCACCACGGTGTCGCCCGCCTGAGCGTCGTCCGCCACCTGCATCACCTCCTCCAGGGCGATCTGGTGGTCTTCACTTTCCACCTCCTCCACGATGATTTTGCTCGCCAGAACCCGGTAGCCCTCTTCCTCCAGGTCGAGTCCGACATCGAAATTGCTGAAGTACTCCTCGTCAAAGGGGTCTTCGCTGATGCCTAGATACATGGTGCGCCGATAACGCTCGTAGCCCTTCAGCAGGGCTTCGCGCAGGGCCGCTTCCACCACCTGAGGCGGCAACTTCTTCTCTTCGCTGATGTCGTCGATCAGGTTGCTGAGGCCTGGAAGCAGAACGAGAGCCATTGGGTCGAGGTGTCAGAGGTGATGAGAAAGCTGTTCGGTTCGACTGGTTACGAGCCGGGACTTGTGAGGCGGACACTGAGCACGTGATCGCGGGGCAGGCGTTTGATCCGGCCGCGGATGTTGATCTGCAGCGTGTCCTCGTCTCGCTCCAGCAGCAGCCCTTCCAGCCGCTGTTCCGTGTCATTTCTGTCGCGATGCACGACTTCCACAGGAAAACCCCGGAAGGTCTGAAAGTCGCGATCGCTGGACAGGGTCTCCCCGATCCCAGGACTGCTGATCTCCAGAACATAGGCCTCGCTCAGCAGCTGAGCGCTCTCCAGAGCCTCTCCAAGGGTTCCACTGAAACCGGCGCAATCATCCAGGTTGACGTCAACATCGTTGCTGCGGCGGATGTGGACCTCCAGCGTCATCGGAGCCAGATGCGTAAGCAGCTGGATACCGCACAGTTCAAAGCCCTGATCTGCGGCCACGGATGTGGCCAGGGACTCGAGTTCAGGAAGCAGGGGATGCGGCAATGGAAACTGAGGTCGGGCAAGCCCGACGTGCATTCAGTTGTGGCCGATCTCCCTCGGGAGCTGCGCGTCGGACACAAATTCAATGTATCCGACGGCCTGACGAATGTCAGCTCTTCGGCAGATCAATGGATGGTGCATCGGGGAAGGCATCGCCCTTCTGCTCAACACCCCTGAGGTCGGGATCCTGATTGATGCACTGGCGCTGTTGATCAGGCGTTTTGAGGTATTGGCATACCCGGCTCCAAAGCTTGCTGCGGGTCCCTTTCGGACCATTGCTGAACTGCACGGCATCTAGCGTTCCACCATTGGATTCAATAGACACCTGGCAGAGAGGGCAGCAAAGAATCTCCGGTGTGGCGGTCACGGTTCAATGGCAAAGCACGACGGGACACTAATCAGTGCCCCGTCTGTTGCGCTGGTTGATCAGTTGCAACCTTGAACGGAAATGCGGTAACTAAAACCAGTGGCTTTCGGGTCATTGTTGGCTCCGATCCGGACCATCGCTCGAATCCTTTACAACGGGATAACGAACGACGTGCCGCTGATGTTGAAACGATGGTGCCGAGTGCTGTGCATCGGGTTGATGCTGTTGATCGGCGTTCAACCGGCTGTGGCACTGGAGCACAGCTTTGTGGCCGATGCCGTTGAAAAGGTTGCCCCAGCTGTCGTGCGGATCGACACCGAACGCACAGTGGAGCGGCAACCTTTTGATCCGACCCTGATCGACCCGTTGCTGCGCGATCTGCTCGGCGATCCGCCGGTTGGTCAGGAGCGCGAGCGAGGGCAGGGTTCCGGCGTGGTGATCGATCCCGATGGCCTGGTGCTGACCAATGCCCACGTGGTGGATCGGGTGGAAACCGTGAGCGTCACGCTGGCGGATGGTGACCAGCTGGATGGGCGTGTGGTGGGCACGGATCCTGTGACCGACCTCGCCCTGGTTCGCCTGGACACAAGCGCTCTGCCACCGCAGGCGCCCCTCGGAGACTCCGAAGCGATGCAAGTGGGCGACTGGGCCATTGCCCTCGGCACTCCCTACGGCCTGGAACGCACGGTGACCTTGGGCATCGTCAGCAGCCTGCACCGCAATATCAACAGTCTCGGCTTCTCCGACAAACGGCTTGATCTGATCCAGACCGATGCCGCCATCAACCCAGGCAATTCCGGCGGACCGTTGGTGAATGGTGACGGCGAGGTAATCGGGATCAACACTCTGGTGCGGTCAGGCCCCGGAGCTGGTCTTGGCTTTGCGATTCCGATCAACCTGGCGCGTCGGGTCGCTGATCAGCTGCTTCAGGACGGTGAGGTGGTGCATCCCTACATCGGACTGCAGCTGGTGGGACTGACCGCTCGCATCGCCCGTGAGCACAACCGCGATCCCAACGCCCTGGTGCAACTGCCCGAACGCAACGGCGCCCTGGTTCAGAGCGTGCTGCCGGATGGCCCCTCCGACAAGGCAGGCCTGCGTCGCGGTGATCTGGTGATTGCTGTTGATGAAAGTCCCGTCGAGGATCCCCAGGCCTTGCTGGAGGTGGTTGATGCGGCCCGGGTTGGCACCCCCCTCCCCTTGAAACTGCTGCGCAATGGTCGCGAGATCAACCTGTCGGTGAAGCCGGCCCCCTTACCGGGTCTGGCCTGAAACCCTTGCTACGGTCGCGCCCAACCAATCCGGTTCGATGGCCGATCTCCAGACCCAGATGAAGCAAGCGGTGGCCGATGCCGCCGTTGAGCAGATCAAGGACGGCATGGTTCTGGGTCTCGGGTCTGGTTCCACGGCTGCCCTGATGATCAAAGCCCTCGGGGCGAAGCTGGCCTGTGGTGAGCTGAAGGACATTGTTGGTGTCACCACCTCCTTCCAAGGTGAGGTTCTTGCCGCGGAGCTCAACATCCCTCTGCTCAGCCTCAATGCGGTTGATCGCATCGATCTGGCCATCGATGGCGCCGATGAAGTGGATCCAGGCTTTCAACTGATCAAAGGCGGCGGTGCCTGTCACGTTCAGGAGAAGCTGGTGGCAGCTCGCGCCGATCGGTTCGTTGTGGTCGTGGATTCCACCAAGCTCGTGGAGCGATTGAACCTGGGATTTCTGTTGCCGGTGGAAGTCTTACCCGGTGCCTGGCGTCAGGTTCAGCACCAGCTGGCAGCTCTCGGCGGCAAAGCCGAACTGCGCATGGCCCAGCGCAAAGCTGGCCCGGTGGTGACCGATCAGGGCAATCTCGTTCTCGATGTGACAATGAACGGTGGGATTTCCGATCCGGCGGCACTGGAATCAACGGTGAACAACATTCCCGGTGTTCTGGAGAACGGGTTGTTCGTTGATCTCGTTGATGAGGTGCTGGTTGGAGAGATCACCGATGGGTCTGCGGGGGTTCGCAGCCTGGAGAAGCGGCTCAGCTGAGCCGCTTGCGGACGGACTCCGCATGGCTGTGCAGTCCTTCGCTTTCCGCCAGTTCACACACCGCTGAGGCGGTGGCATCCAGAGCTGCACGGTTGAACTGGATCATCGAGGTGTGGCGCATGAACGTCTCCACGCTGAGGGCACCGCTGAACCGGGCCGCGGCGCATGTGGGCAACGTGTGGTTTGGGCCAGCCAGGTAATCGCCAACGGCCTCCGGTGACCAGGGACCCAGAAAGATGGCTCCGGCGTGTTGGATCCGATCGGCCACGGCCTCGGGACGCTCCACCAGCAGCTCCAGGTGCTCTGGAGCAAAGCTGTCACTGAGCTGGGCGCAGGTCTCGAGGTCGTCACAGACCACCACCAACCCCCAGTCTCGAAGTGAGGCTTCGCAGATCTCGCGGCGGGGATGATCCTCCAGCTGTTGTGCGATGGCGCTGCCTATTCCATCGGCAAGCTGGTGTGAGGTGGTGATCAGCACGGAGGAGGCGAGGGGATCATGCTCCGCCTGAGCCAGCAGGTCGGCCGCCACCTGCTCCGGTTGGGCGCTCTGGTCAGCGATCACGAGAACTTCGCTGGGACCAGCCAGCGAATCGATGCCCACCTGGCCGTAGACCGCCTGCTTGGCCAGGGTTACATATATGTTGCCCGGGCCGCTGATCACATCCACCTTGGGAACGCTTTCGGTGCCGAAAGCCATCGCAGCAATGGCCTGAGCGCCACCGATGCGCATCACCGTGTGAACGCTGGCCAGATGCGCGGCCGCCAGCACGACGGGACTCACCTGACCATCGGACCCGGCGGGGGAGCAGATCACAACCTGTTCAACGCCGGCCACCCGTGCCGGGACCGCATTCATCAGAACGGTGCTGGGGTAAGCAGCCCGTCCACCGGGCACGTAGAGACCTGCCCGCTGCACCGGTCGCCAGCGCCGTCCCAACTGCTCGCCGTGGGCCCCTTCCATCCGGATGTCCTCCGGACGCTGCCGCTGGTGAAACTCGTTGATGCGGCGATGGGCCAGTTCCAGCGCATCGCGCAGGTTCTCCGGCAGGGCCTTCCAGGCTTTTTCCAGCTGGTGTTTGGGGACTGAAACTGGATCGGGCCGGAATCCGTCGAAGCGCTCCGTGAAGTCGCACACGGCAGCATCGCCCCGTTCATGAACCGCCTTGAGAATGGCGTCGACCCGGTCCTGAACATCCCTTTGCTGGCTGGTCTGGGTCCGGCGCGTCAACCGTTGCAACTCAGCCTCAGCCTGCTGTGGATCCCGGACGCAGCGCAGAGGGAAGGCCAGAGATCGGCTCTCGGACAAGACAGATGGAGATTCGGTTCAATCAAGCTAGAGCCCGAACCAGTCACCAGCTGAGGAGTATGGTTTTGGATTGTTCGCAACGTTTCAGCCTCAGTGGCCAATAACCAAGCAGCGAAGAAGCGGATTGAGATCGCTGAACGCAACCGCCTTCGCAACCGCACTTACAAGTCCGCCCTGCGCACCCTGATGAGGCGTTGCTTCGTCGCCTGCGAGGCGTACAGCAAAGAACCCGGAGATGCAGCCAAGGCAACCGTCTCAGCCTCGATGAATGCTGCATTCAGCAAGATCGACAAGGCCGTGAAGGTGGGTGTGCTGCATCGCAACAACGGCGCCCATCAAAAGTCTCGTCTCAGCGCTACGGTTCGCAAGGTGCTCGAGCCCTCCAGCTGATCGACCGAAGCCGGCAGAATGGGGCTGAAAGCGCGTTTCAGCCTCTGTGTCGTCCACACCAACGTTGATTGACAGTCACTGTCACATCGTTTTCAGAAACTTCGACGACGACC is a window of Synechococcus sp. A15-24 DNA encoding:
- the nusA gene encoding transcription termination factor NusA, yielding MALVLLPGLSNLIDDISEEKKLPPQVVEAALREALLKGYERYRRTMYLGISEDPFDEEYFSNFDVGLDLEEEGYRVLASKIIVEEVESEDHQIALEEVMQVADDAQAGDTVVLDVTPEKDDFGRMAAATTKQVLAQKLRDQQRRMIQEEFADLEDPVLTARVIRFERQSVIMAVSSGLGRPEVEAELPRRDQLPNDNYRANATFKVFLKEVSEVPRRGPQLFVSRSNAGLVVYLFENEVPEIQEGSVRIVAVAREANPPSRSVGPRTKVAVDSIEREVDPVGACIGARGSRIQQVVNELRGEKIDVIRWSQDPGQYIANSLSPARVEMVRLVDPLGQHAHVLVPPDQLSLAIGREGQNVRLAARLTGWKIDIKNSTEYDQAAEDAVVAELISQREQEEALQMEAEERLAAEQAARAEEDARLRELYPLPEDDEDYVEGDELGESEQIEATASEELPGEEPTSEEPAPEDDGEVAR
- the rimP gene encoding ribosome maturation factor RimP, encoding MHVGLARPQFPLPHPLLPELESLATSVAADQGFELCGIQLLTHLAPMTLEVHIRRSNDVDVNLDDCAGFSGTLGEALESAQLLSEAYVLEISSPGIGETLSSDRDFQTFRGFPVEVVHRDRNDTEQRLEGLLLERDEDTLQINIRGRIKRLPRDHVLSVRLTSPGS
- a CDS encoding trypsin-like peptidase domain-containing protein, coding for MLLIGVQPAVALEHSFVADAVEKVAPAVVRIDTERTVERQPFDPTLIDPLLRDLLGDPPVGQERERGQGSGVVIDPDGLVLTNAHVVDRVETVSVTLADGDQLDGRVVGTDPVTDLALVRLDTSALPPQAPLGDSEAMQVGDWAIALGTPYGLERTVTLGIVSSLHRNINSLGFSDKRLDLIQTDAAINPGNSGGPLVNGDGEVIGINTLVRSGPGAGLGFAIPINLARRVADQLLQDGEVVHPYIGLQLVGLTARIAREHNRDPNALVQLPERNGALVQSVLPDGPSDKAGLRRGDLVIAVDESPVEDPQALLEVVDAARVGTPLPLKLLRNGREINLSVKPAPLPGLA
- the rpiA gene encoding ribose-5-phosphate isomerase RpiA, which encodes MADLQTQMKQAVADAAVEQIKDGMVLGLGSGSTAALMIKALGAKLACGELKDIVGVTTSFQGEVLAAELNIPLLSLNAVDRIDLAIDGADEVDPGFQLIKGGGACHVQEKLVAARADRFVVVVDSTKLVERLNLGFLLPVEVLPGAWRQVQHQLAALGGKAELRMAQRKAGPVVTDQGNLVLDVTMNGGISDPAALESTVNNIPGVLENGLFVDLVDEVLVGEITDGSAGVRSLEKRLS
- the hisD gene encoding histidinol dehydrogenase, translated to MSESRSLAFPLRCVRDPQQAEAELQRLTRRTQTSQQRDVQDRVDAILKAVHERGDAAVCDFTERFDGFRPDPVSVPKHQLEKAWKALPENLRDALELAHRRINEFHQRQRPEDIRMEGAHGEQLGRRWRPVQRAGLYVPGGRAAYPSTVLMNAVPARVAGVEQVVICSPAGSDGQVSPVVLAAAHLASVHTVMRIGGAQAIAAMAFGTESVPKVDVISGPGNIYVTLAKQAVYGQVGIDSLAGPSEVLVIADQSAQPEQVAADLLAQAEHDPLASSVLITTSHQLADGIGSAIAQQLEDHPRREICEASLRDWGLVVVCDDLETCAQLSDSFAPEHLELLVERPEAVADRIQHAGAIFLGPWSPEAVGDYLAGPNHTLPTCAAARFSGALSVETFMRHTSMIQFNRAALDATASAVCELAESEGLHSHAESVRKRLS
- the rpsT gene encoding 30S ribosomal protein S20: MANNQAAKKRIEIAERNRLRNRTYKSALRTLMRRCFVACEAYSKEPGDAAKATVSASMNAAFSKIDKAVKVGVLHRNNGAHQKSRLSATVRKVLEPSS